The Alphaproteobacteria bacterium genome contains a region encoding:
- a CDS encoding amino acid ABC transporter substrate-binding protein, whose amino-acid sequence MRTITSLAGAAALAVTIGAAGAAHAGKDLDAVKARGQLICGVGTGTAGFALADSKGVWTGMDVDVCRAVAAAVFGDATKVKYVPTTAQQRFTALQSGEVDILSRTTTWTLTRDTALGFDFTGVTYYDGQGFMVNKKLGVKSAKELNGATVCVSPGTTTELNLADYFRANKMQFKPVVIEKADEIRAAFFSGRCDVYTTDASSLYSVRAANVPAPLTAADFVILPEIISKEPLGPVVRHGDNQFGDIVRWSLFAMVEAEEYGITSKNVDEMLKSEDPTIKRILGVTPGMGKALGVDEKWVVNIIKQVGNYGEAFDRNLGMGSPLKIERGLNQLWTKGGLQYAPPIR is encoded by the coding sequence ATGCGGACGATTACATCGCTTGCGGGCGCAGCCGCGCTGGCCGTCACTATCGGCGCCGCCGGTGCGGCCCATGCCGGCAAGGATCTCGATGCCGTCAAGGCCCGCGGACAATTGATCTGCGGCGTCGGCACCGGCACGGCTGGCTTCGCGCTGGCCGACAGCAAGGGCGTGTGGACGGGCATGGACGTCGACGTCTGCCGCGCCGTGGCCGCGGCGGTCTTCGGCGACGCCACCAAGGTGAAGTATGTGCCGACCACGGCGCAGCAGCGCTTCACCGCGCTGCAGTCGGGCGAGGTCGACATCCTGTCGCGCACGACGACGTGGACCCTGACCCGCGACACCGCGCTGGGCTTCGACTTCACCGGCGTCACCTACTATGACGGCCAGGGCTTCATGGTGAACAAGAAGCTCGGCGTGAAGAGCGCCAAGGAGCTCAACGGCGCCACGGTCTGCGTCAGCCCGGGCACGACCACCGAGCTGAACCTGGCCGACTATTTCCGCGCCAACAAGATGCAGTTCAAGCCGGTGGTCATCGAGAAGGCCGACGAGATCCGCGCCGCCTTCTTCTCCGGCCGCTGCGACGTCTACACGACGGACGCCTCGAGCCTCTACTCTGTGCGCGCCGCCAACGTGCCGGCGCCGCTGACCGCCGCCGATTTCGTCATCCTGCCCGAAATCATCTCCAAGGAACCGCTCGGCCCGGTCGTGCGTCACGGCGACAACCAGTTCGGCGACATCGTGCGCTGGTCGCTGTTCGCCATGGTCGAGGCCGAGGAGTACGGCATCACCTCGAAGAACGTCGACGAGATGCTCAAGAGCGAGGATCCGACGATCAAGCGCATCCTCGGCGTCACGCCCGGCATGGGCAAGGCGCTGGGCGTCGACGAGAAGTGGGTCGTCAACATCATCAAGCAGGTCGGCAACTACGGCGAAGCGTTCGACCGCAACCTCGGCATGGGCTCGCCGCTGAAGATCGAGCGCGGCCTGAACCAGCTGTGGACCAAGGGCGGCCTGCAGTACGCCCCGCCGATCCGCTGA
- a CDS encoding amino acid ABC transporter permease encodes MAVDTIGSLPQTKVAPWNNPVIRGWVFQIVVVGLVGGLAWYLVNNTMVNLERQKIASGFDYLGREAGFEIGDTMIEYSPASTYGRAIWVGILNTLRVAVLGIFLTTILGTLIGIGRLSPNWLLAKICEWYVEIFRNVPLLLWLFLFYKLISEAFPGPRQAIRMLGDSVFLSNRGLYFPVPVADPVHQWIGVGLLAGIAAAWAVHRWARARQAATGQQFPSILVGFGLVFAVPFLVWLMGGAPSTMSWPELKGFNFQGGIVIQPEFTALLVGLTLYTAAFVAEIVRSGILALHKGQSEAAAAIGLSRGQSMRLVLLPQALRVIVPPMTSVFLNITKNSSLAIAIGYPDLVSSINVTINQTGQAIENVLIIMAAYLTVSLSISLFMNWYNRQIALKER; translated from the coding sequence ATGGCGGTCGACACCATAGGCTCGCTGCCGCAAACAAAGGTGGCGCCTTGGAACAACCCGGTCATTCGGGGCTGGGTCTTTCAGATTGTCGTCGTCGGCCTGGTGGGCGGGCTCGCCTGGTACCTCGTCAACAACACGATGGTGAACCTGGAGCGGCAGAAGATCGCCAGCGGGTTCGATTATCTCGGTCGCGAAGCCGGCTTCGAGATCGGCGACACCATGATCGAGTACTCGCCGGCCAGCACCTACGGCCGCGCCATCTGGGTCGGCATCCTCAATACGCTGCGCGTGGCGGTGCTCGGCATCTTCCTCACGACCATTCTCGGGACGCTCATCGGCATCGGCCGGCTCTCGCCGAACTGGCTGCTGGCCAAGATCTGCGAGTGGTACGTCGAGATCTTCCGCAACGTGCCGCTGCTGCTGTGGCTGTTCCTGTTCTACAAGCTGATCAGCGAGGCCTTCCCCGGTCCGCGCCAGGCGATCAGGATGCTGGGCGACTCGGTGTTCCTCAGCAATCGCGGCCTGTACTTCCCGGTCCCGGTGGCCGATCCGGTCCACCAATGGATCGGCGTCGGGCTGCTGGCCGGCATCGCCGCGGCCTGGGCGGTGCACCGCTGGGCCAGGGCGCGGCAGGCGGCGACGGGCCAGCAGTTCCCCTCCATCCTCGTCGGTTTCGGCCTCGTCTTCGCAGTGCCCTTCCTGGTCTGGCTGATGGGCGGCGCGCCCTCGACGATGAGCTGGCCCGAGCTGAAGGGCTTCAACTTCCAGGGCGGCATCGTCATCCAGCCGGAATTCACCGCCCTGCTCGTCGGCCTGACGCTTTATACCGCCGCCTTCGTCGCCGAAATCGTGCGCTCGGGTATCCTCGCTCTGCACAAGGGCCAGAGCGAGGCGGCCGCCGCGATCGGCCTGTCACGCGGGCAGTCGATGCGGCTGGTGCTGCTGCCGCAGGCGTTGCGCGTCATCGTGCCGCCGATGACCAGCGTGTTCCTCAACATCACCAAGAACAGCTCGCTGGCGATCGCCATCGGCTATCCCGACCTCGTGTCCTCGATCAACGTCACGATCAATCAGACCGGCCAGGCGATCGAGAACGTGCTGATCATCATGGCGGCCTACCTCACGGTCAGCCTGTCGATCTCGCTGTTCATGAACTGGTACAACAGACAGATCGCCCTGAAGGAGCGCTGA
- a CDS encoding amino acid ABC transporter permease, with product MLAMLVLSCDRRMWNWRLLVIWGTGSFVAFLLMFGELRFPLTLFFFAGLLAGGIGWGMRAGIAGAGEMMVHRVLTIVGGAGLLLRILGVIPSWGLEIKAFSYVETGLWGGLPVTIILATYGLVFAFPYGILLALGRRSKLPLVRGLCVGFIELIRGVPLISLLIMASVMLPLFLPQGTNIDKFLRTLVAVILFAGAYIAEIVRGGLQSLPRGQFEAADAMGLNYVQRTSLIILPQALRVVIPPLINTFIGFFKDTSLVLIIGIFDFLNTANQALVDPNWAGFPGEVYIFAAAIYFVFCYSMSRYSKYLEVELNKGTRR from the coding sequence ATGCTGGCCATGCTGGTCCTGAGCTGCGACCGGCGGATGTGGAACTGGCGCCTGCTGGTGATCTGGGGCACCGGCTCCTTCGTCGCCTTCCTGCTGATGTTCGGCGAGCTGCGTTTCCCGCTCACGCTCTTCTTCTTCGCCGGACTCCTTGCCGGCGGGATCGGCTGGGGCATGCGCGCCGGGATCGCCGGCGCGGGCGAGATGATGGTCCACCGCGTGCTGACGATCGTCGGCGGCGCCGGGCTGCTGCTGCGCATCCTCGGGGTCATCCCGTCCTGGGGACTGGAGATCAAGGCCTTCAGCTACGTCGAGACCGGCCTGTGGGGCGGCCTGCCGGTGACCATCATCCTGGCGACCTACGGCCTGGTGTTCGCCTTTCCCTACGGCATCCTGCTGGCGCTGGGCCGGCGATCGAAGCTGCCGCTGGTCAGGGGGCTGTGCGTCGGCTTCATCGAGCTGATCCGTGGCGTGCCGCTGATCTCGCTGCTGATCATGGCCTCGGTCATGCTGCCGCTGTTCCTGCCCCAGGGCACGAACATCGACAAGTTCCTGCGCACGCTGGTCGCGGTGATCCTGTTCGCCGGCGCCTACATCGCCGAGATCGTCCGTGGCGGCCTGCAGTCGCTGCCGCGCGGCCAGTTCGAGGCGGCCGACGCGATGGGCCTGAACTACGTGCAGCGGACCTCGCTGATCATCCTGCCGCAGGCGCTGCGCGTGGTGATCCCGCCGCTGATCAACACCTTCATCGGCTTCTTCAAGGACACGTCGCTGGTGCTGATCATCGGCATCTTCGACTTCCTCAACACCGCCAACCAGGCGCTGGTCGATCCCAACTGGGCAGGCTTCCCCGGTGAGGTCTACATCTTCGCCGCGGCCATCTACTTCGTCTTCTGCTACTCGATGTCGCGCTACAGCAAGTACCTCGAGGTCGAGCTCAACAAGGGAACGCGGCGCTGA
- a CDS encoding amino acid ABC transporter ATP-binding protein translates to MARQRRDLSGAPTVIELRSVNKWFGQFHVLTDINLTVRQSEKIVVCGPSGSGKSTLIRCINRLEEHQEGDLVVDGITLTNDVKNIEAIRREVGMVFQSFNLFPHLTVMENLTLAPIWVKKMPKKDAEEIAMSLLERVRIPEQALKYPGQLSGGQQQRVAIARALCMRPKIMLFDEPTSALDPEMVKEVLDVMTELAGEGMTMLVVTHEMGFARAVADRVIFMDRGEIVEQNEPETFFSNPQNERTKTFLGQILHHH, encoded by the coding sequence ATGGCCCGTCAGCGACGCGATCTCTCGGGAGCGCCGACCGTCATCGAGCTGCGCAGCGTCAACAAGTGGTTCGGCCAGTTCCACGTGCTGACCGACATCAACCTGACGGTGCGCCAGAGCGAGAAGATCGTCGTGTGCGGCCCGTCGGGGTCGGGCAAGTCGACGCTGATCCGCTGCATCAACCGGCTCGAGGAGCACCAGGAAGGCGACCTGGTGGTCGACGGCATCACGCTGACCAACGACGTCAAGAACATCGAGGCCATCCGCCGCGAGGTCGGCATGGTGTTCCAGTCGTTCAACCTGTTCCCGCACCTCACCGTGATGGAGAACCTCACCCTGGCGCCGATCTGGGTGAAGAAGATGCCCAAGAAGGACGCCGAGGAGATCGCCATGAGCCTGCTTGAGCGGGTGCGCATCCCCGAGCAGGCGCTGAAATATCCCGGCCAGCTGTCGGGCGGGCAGCAGCAGCGCGTCGCCATCGCCCGCGCGCTGTGCATGCGACCCAAGATCATGCTGTTCGACGAGCCGACCTCGGCGCTCGACCCCGAGATGGTCAAGGAGGTGCTCGACGTCATGACCGAGCTGGCCGGCGAAGGCATGACCATGCTGGTCGTCACGCACGAGATGGGCTTCGCCCGCGCCGTCGCCGACCGCGTGATCTTCATGGACCGCGGCGAGATCGTCGAGCAGAACGAGCCCGAGACCTTCTTCAGCAACCCGCAGAACGAGCGGACCAAGACGTTCCTTGGCCAGATCCTGCATCACCATTGA
- a CDS encoding fumarylacetoacetate hydrolase family protein yields the protein MRLCTIQRDGKAVVGVKTDAGIIDLSKQMPRGPKTVVEILAGGKAVQDAVKKACAKPKAGALVKEKQAKYLPPIPNPGKILCIGLNYRKHAEETNNPIPAYPIVFCRFNNTLAAHNTPMLSTSHSDQYDWEAELAVVIGKRTRNIPKERALSAVAGYGVFNDGSVRDWQRKSGGQFTLGKNFDGSGGFGPDIVTSDELPKGGAPLRIMCRLNGETMQDSNTEDMIFDTVTLVSELSKVMTLEPGDIIITGTPSGVGAGRTPPVWMKPGDVCEVEIEKIGVLRNPIKAGK from the coding sequence ATGCGCCTGTGCACCATCCAGCGCGACGGCAAGGCCGTCGTGGGCGTCAAGACCGACGCGGGAATCATCGATCTCAGCAAGCAGATGCCCAGGGGGCCCAAGACCGTCGTCGAGATCCTGGCCGGCGGCAAGGCCGTGCAGGACGCGGTCAAGAAGGCCTGCGCCAAGCCCAAGGCCGGCGCGCTGGTGAAGGAGAAGCAGGCCAAGTACCTGCCGCCGATCCCCAACCCCGGCAAGATCCTGTGCATCGGCCTGAACTACCGCAAGCACGCCGAGGAGACCAACAACCCGATCCCGGCATACCCGATCGTCTTCTGCCGCTTCAACAACACGCTGGCGGCGCACAACACGCCGATGCTCTCGACCTCGCATTCCGACCAGTACGACTGGGAGGCGGAGCTCGCGGTGGTGATCGGCAAGCGCACGCGCAACATCCCCAAGGAGCGGGCGCTGTCGGCGGTCGCCGGCTACGGCGTGTTCAACGACGGCTCGGTGCGTGACTGGCAGCGCAAGTCGGGCGGCCAGTTCACGCTGGGAAAGAACTTCGACGGCTCGGGCGGCTTCGGGCCCGACATCGTCACTTCGGACGAGCTGCCCAAGGGCGGCGCGCCCTTGCGCATCATGTGCCGGCTCAATGGCGAGACCATGCAGGACAGCAACACCGAGGACATGATCTTCGACACCGTGACGCTGGTCTCGGAGCTGTCCAAGGTCATGACCCTGGAGCCGGGCGACATCATCATCACCGGCACGCCCTCGGGCGTCGGCGCCGGCCGCACCCCGCCGGTGTGGATGAAGCCGGGCGACGTCTGCGAGGTCGAGATCGAGAAGATCGGCGTGCTGCGCAACCCGATCAAGGCCGGCAAGTAG
- a CDS encoding HAD-IIB family hydrolase has protein sequence MGEVILPRLTGPCPVDDRRLRPIAEFPAADRRAIRGVFTDIDETVSSEGRLTAEAYAALERLKAAGLMVIPVTGRPAGWCDLIARFWPVDAVVGENGAFWMWLDRSAGRLRTRYVQDESMRTAGRRRLEAVKAEVLSEVPGSGVASDQPYRAADLAIDFCEDVPALPRREVDRIVAIFERHGAHAKISSIHVNGWFGDYDKLTTTRLMMAELHGVDLDKTAGEWVFSGDSPNDAPMFGFFPNAVGVANVADFADRMAHLPRWITSARSGAGFAEMASALLEARR, from the coding sequence ATGGGAGAAGTCATCCTCCCCCGGTTGACTGGACCGTGCCCTGTGGACGACCGACGCCTGCGGCCGATCGCCGAGTTTCCTGCTGCCGACCGCCGCGCCATCCGCGGCGTCTTCACCGACATCGACGAGACGGTCTCGAGCGAGGGCCGGCTCACTGCCGAGGCCTACGCGGCGCTGGAGCGGCTGAAGGCCGCGGGGCTGATGGTGATCCCGGTGACCGGCCGGCCGGCGGGCTGGTGCGATCTGATCGCGCGGTTCTGGCCGGTCGACGCCGTGGTCGGCGAGAACGGCGCCTTCTGGATGTGGCTCGACCGCTCGGCCGGAAGGCTGCGCACCCGCTATGTCCAGGACGAGTCGATGCGGACGGCGGGGCGGCGCCGGCTGGAGGCGGTGAAGGCCGAGGTGCTCAGCGAGGTGCCCGGCTCGGGCGTCGCCTCGGACCAGCCGTATCGCGCGGCCGACCTCGCCATCGATTTCTGCGAGGACGTGCCGGCCCTGCCGCGCCGCGAGGTCGACCGCATCGTGGCGATCTTCGAGCGCCATGGCGCGCACGCCAAGATCAGCTCGATCCACGTCAATGGCTGGTTCGGCGACTACGACAAGCTGACGACGACGCGGCTGATGATGGCCGAGCTCCACGGCGTCGACCTGGACAAGACCGCGGGCGAGTGGGTGTTCAGCGGCGATTCGCCCAACGACGCGCCGATGTTCGGCTTCTTCCCCAACGCCGTGGGCGTGGCCAACGTGGCCGACTTCGCCGACCGCATGGCGCATCTGCCGCGCTGGATCACCAGCGCGCGTTCCGGCGCCGGCTTCGCCGAGATGGCCAGCGCGCTGCTCGAGGCGCGTCGCTAG
- a CDS encoding adenylosuccinate lyase, whose product MIPRYSRPEMAAIWEPQNRFRIWFEVEAHACDAMGELGIIPREAARAIRDGGRKAVAAMAADPAGEIEKIDAIERVTRHDITAFTTWLSAYVGPESRFVHQGLTSSDVLDTTFAVQLTQAADILLADLDRVLAALKKRALEHRMTPTIGRSHGIHAEPTTFGVKLAGHYAAFSRCKVRLVAARADVATCAISGAVGTFANIDPRVEAHVAKALGLGIEPVSTQIIPRDRHAMFFATLGVIAGCMENLATEIRHLQRTEVREAEEFFSPGQKGSSAMPHKRNPVLTENLTGLSRMVRAFVTPALENITLWHERDISHSSAERMIGPDATVTLDFALNRLAGVVENLLVYPERMQGNLDSLGGLVFSQRVLLALTQKGMSREDAYAAVQRNAMEGWKGNAAFMQLCRADLQIRQLLSDDEIVAIFDMGHHTRQVDTIFRRVFG is encoded by the coding sequence ATGATCCCCCGGTATTCCCGCCCCGAGATGGCCGCCATCTGGGAGCCGCAGAACCGCTTCCGTATCTGGTTCGAGGTCGAAGCGCATGCCTGCGATGCCATGGGCGAGCTGGGCATCATCCCCCGGGAAGCGGCCAGGGCGATCCGGGACGGCGGCCGGAAGGCCGTGGCGGCGATGGCCGCCGACCCGGCCGGGGAGATCGAGAAGATCGACGCCATCGAGCGCGTCACCAGGCACGACATCACTGCCTTCACCACCTGGTTGAGCGCATATGTCGGCCCCGAGTCGCGCTTCGTGCACCAGGGCCTGACCTCATCCGACGTGCTCGACACGACCTTCGCAGTCCAGCTCACCCAGGCCGCCGACATCCTGCTGGCCGACCTCGACCGCGTGCTGGCGGCGCTGAAGAAGCGCGCGCTCGAGCACAGGATGACGCCGACCATCGGCCGCAGCCACGGCATCCATGCCGAGCCGACGACCTTCGGCGTCAAGCTGGCCGGGCACTACGCCGCCTTCAGCCGCTGCAAGGTACGCCTGGTGGCGGCGCGCGCCGACGTCGCGACCTGCGCGATCTCCGGTGCCGTCGGCACCTTCGCCAACATCGATCCGCGCGTCGAGGCGCATGTCGCCAAGGCGCTGGGTCTCGGCATCGAGCCGGTCTCGACGCAGATCATCCCGCGCGACCGCCACGCGATGTTCTTCGCCACGCTGGGCGTGATCGCCGGCTGCATGGAGAACCTCGCCACCGAGATCCGCCATCTGCAGCGCACCGAGGTGCGCGAGGCCGAGGAATTCTTCTCGCCCGGCCAGAAGGGCAGCTCGGCGATGCCGCACAAGCGTAACCCGGTGCTGACCGAGAATCTCACCGGGCTCTCGCGCATGGTGCGCGCCTTCGTGACGCCGGCGCTGGAGAACATCACGCTGTGGCACGAGCGCGACATCTCGCACTCCTCGGCCGAGCGCATGATCGGCCCCGACGCCACGGTGACGCTCGACTTCGCGCTCAACCGGCTGGCCGGCGTGGTCGAGAACCTGCTGGTCTACCCCGAGCGCATGCAGGGCAATCTCGATTCGCTGGGCGGGCTGGTGTTCTCGCAGCGCGTGCTGCTGGCGCTGACGCAGAAGGGCATGAGCCGCGAGGATGCCTACGCCGCCGTGCAGCGCAACGCCATGGAAGGCTGGAAGGGCAACGCCGCCTTCATGCAGCTCTGCCGCGCCGACCTGCAGATCCGCCAGTTGCTCTCGGACGACGAGATCGTGGCGATCTTCGACATGGGCCATCACACCAGGCAGGTCGACACGATCTTCAGGCGGGTGTTCGGGTGA
- a CDS encoding hydantoinase B/oxoprolinase family protein, translating to MTVDPTTLDPIALALVQNRLDHISRQMGWVMTRTARSPIFNQSHDFSCFLADAHGTLISQADGIPIHTGGGGFAVRAVLKAFGGRIEPLDVFLLNDPYEAGGNHLPDWVIARPVFVDGTLAAFACNRAHQSDIGGGAAGTYNAEATEIFHEGIRLPVLKLVERGQLREDLWALLKLNCRTPDLLDGDLRAMMGSTQIGAERLQALLEEYGFERGLVLIEGVLAHADRSFRNALASLPRGVWRGEERTDNDCFETRDVWIRVALDLRDDGLTVDFTGTDPQIRGFKNSSVANTWSAVYMALASFFDPALPRNEGTFRCVRIVAPEGTIVNARPPAPMTMNTVFIAHEIVHAIWNALGKASPERACAGWGKSIHNGSAGRIGTARPYVAYHWHAMAGGGAVDGRDGFNQIGHLIALGGLTIPNVEGYERAYPLTITRHEFRIDAAGPGKYRGGTGIQYEVEVLEPAEFSFRGEGLNYRTGFGIQGGGAGAAGEMELTLADGTVMPAPKYGIRRIDQPLTERALSPGGGGWGSPLERDPERVLRDVRDEVVSPQAAHDVYGVVLGADGRGVDAAATATRRAALREPLSSRAQRGIQGDD from the coding sequence ATGACCGTCGATCCGACCACGCTCGATCCCATCGCGCTGGCGCTTGTGCAGAACCGGCTCGACCACATCTCGCGCCAGATGGGCTGGGTGATGACGCGCACCGCGCGCAGCCCGATCTTCAACCAGAGCCACGATTTCTCCTGCTTCCTCGCCGACGCGCACGGCACCCTGATCAGCCAGGCCGACGGCATTCCGATCCACACCGGCGGTGGCGGCTTCGCAGTGCGCGCCGTGCTCAAGGCCTTCGGCGGGCGCATCGAGCCGCTCGACGTCTTCCTGCTCAACGATCCCTACGAGGCCGGCGGCAACCACCTGCCGGACTGGGTGATCGCGCGGCCGGTTTTCGTCGACGGCACGCTGGCGGCCTTCGCCTGCAATCGCGCGCATCAGTCGGATATCGGCGGCGGCGCGGCCGGCACGTACAACGCCGAGGCGACCGAGATCTTCCACGAGGGCATCCGGTTGCCGGTGCTGAAGCTGGTCGAGCGCGGCCAGCTGCGCGAGGACCTCTGGGCGCTGCTCAAGCTGAACTGCCGCACGCCCGACCTGCTCGATGGCGACCTGCGCGCGATGATGGGCTCGACCCAGATCGGCGCCGAGCGCCTGCAGGCGCTGCTCGAGGAGTATGGCTTCGAACGCGGCCTGGTGCTGATCGAGGGCGTGCTGGCGCACGCCGATCGCAGCTTCCGCAACGCGCTGGCGTCGCTACCGCGTGGCGTGTGGCGCGGCGAGGAGCGCACCGACAACGATTGCTTCGAGACGCGCGACGTGTGGATCCGCGTCGCCCTCGATCTGCGCGACGACGGGCTGACCGTCGACTTCACCGGCACCGATCCGCAGATCAGGGGCTTCAAGAACAGCTCGGTCGCCAACACCTGGTCGGCGGTCTACATGGCGCTGGCGTCGTTCTTCGATCCGGCCCTGCCGCGCAACGAGGGCACCTTCCGCTGCGTCAGGATCGTCGCGCCCGAGGGCACGATCGTGAACGCGCGGCCGCCGGCGCCGATGACCATGAACACCGTGTTCATCGCCCACGAGATCGTGCACGCGATCTGGAACGCGCTGGGCAAGGCCTCGCCTGAGCGCGCCTGCGCCGGCTGGGGCAAGAGCATCCACAACGGCAGCGCCGGGCGCATCGGCACGGCCAGGCCCTATGTCGCCTATCACTGGCACGCCATGGCCGGCGGCGGCGCGGTCGACGGGCGCGACGGCTTCAACCAGATCGGCCACCTGATCGCGCTGGGCGGGCTCACCATCCCCAATGTCGAGGGCTACGAGCGCGCCTATCCGCTGACCATCACCCGACACGAGTTCCGCATCGATGCCGCCGGCCCCGGCAAGTATCGCGGCGGCACGGGCATCCAGTACGAGGTCGAGGTGCTCGAGCCGGCGGAGTTCTCGTTCCGCGGCGAGGGGCTGAACTACCGGACCGGCTTCGGCATCCAGGGCGGCGGCGCGGGCGCCGCCGGCGAGATGGAGCTGACGCTCGCCGACGGCACCGTCATGCCGGCGCCGAAATACGGCATCCGCCGCATCGACCAGCCGCTCACCGAGCGCGCGCTGTCGCCCGGCGGCGGCGGCTGGGGCAGCCCGCTGGAGCGTGACCCCGAGCGCGTGCTGCGCGACGTGCGCGACGAGGTCGTCAGCCCGCAGGCGGCGCACGACGTCTATGGCGTGGTGCTGGGCGCCGACGGCCGCGGCGTCGACGCCGCGGCGACGGCGACGCGGCGCGCGGCGCTACGTGAACCTCTGTCATCCAGAGCGCAGCGAGGGATCCAGGGTGACGACTAG